In Mesorhizobium sp., one DNA window encodes the following:
- a CDS encoding TRAP transporter large permease subunit, which yields MTIVVFLASLLGAMAIGVPVAFALIFCGIALMTYGGIFDTQIVSQRMISGADTFTLLAIPFFLLAGEIMNAGGLSRRIVEFAIACVGHIRGGLGLVAVVAAVIMASISGSAAADTAALAAILIPMMRDAGYNVPRASGLMAAGGIIAPVIPPSIAYIIFGVAANVSITQLFIGGIVPGLMMALSLVVVWLFLAKKENVAVLPRQPMAVKLKATGRAGWALFMPVIVLGGIRFGVFTPTEAAVVAAVYALFVGMVIYRELKISDLYGVFLTAAKTTAVVMFLVAAALVSAWLITSANIPAEIGDIIQPLVDRPTLLLAVIMLLVLVVGTALDLAPTILILTPVLMPIIREAGIDPVYFGVLFVMNCCIGLLTPPVGVVLNVVSGVAKVPLGQVITGVWPFLLAQIAVLFLLVLFPELVLVPLNWLR from the coding sequence ATGACCATCGTCGTCTTCCTGGCCTCGCTCCTCGGTGCGATGGCAATCGGCGTGCCGGTGGCCTTCGCGCTGATCTTCTGCGGCATTGCGCTGATGACCTATGGCGGGATCTTCGACACGCAGATCGTGTCGCAGCGCATGATCTCGGGCGCCGACACGTTTACTCTGCTGGCCATCCCCTTCTTCCTGCTCGCGGGCGAAATCATGAACGCGGGCGGGCTTTCGCGCCGAATCGTCGAGTTCGCGATTGCCTGCGTCGGGCACATCCGCGGCGGCCTCGGGCTCGTCGCCGTGGTGGCGGCGGTGATCATGGCCTCGATCTCCGGCTCGGCGGCGGCGGACACGGCGGCGCTCGCCGCGATCCTGATCCCCATGATGCGCGACGCCGGCTACAACGTGCCTCGCGCCTCGGGCCTGATGGCGGCTGGCGGCATCATCGCACCGGTCATCCCGCCTTCGATCGCCTACATCATCTTCGGCGTTGCCGCCAACGTCTCGATCACGCAGCTCTTCATCGGCGGCATCGTGCCGGGACTGATGATGGCGCTTTCGCTCGTGGTCGTCTGGCTGTTCCTGGCGAAGAAGGAAAACGTTGCGGTGCTGCCGCGCCAGCCGATGGCGGTGAAGCTGAAAGCGACCGGACGCGCCGGCTGGGCACTGTTCATGCCGGTCATCGTCCTGGGCGGAATTCGCTTCGGCGTCTTCACGCCCACTGAAGCGGCCGTGGTGGCGGCGGTCTACGCGCTCTTCGTCGGCATGGTGATCTACCGCGAACTCAAGATCAGCGACCTTTATGGGGTTTTCCTCACCGCCGCAAAGACGACCGCGGTGGTGATGTTCCTCGTCGCGGCCGCGCTGGTCTCGGCCTGGCTCATCACCTCGGCCAACATCCCAGCGGAAATCGGCGACATCATCCAGCCGCTGGTCGATCGACCGACGCTGCTCCTCGCCGTCATCATGTTGCTGGTGCTGGTCGTCGGCACCGCGCTCGACCTGGCACCGACGATCCTGATCCTGACGCCGGTGCTGATGCCGATCATTCGCGAAGCCGGCATCGATCCGGTCTATTTCGGCGTCCTGTTCGTCATGAACTGCTGCATCGGCCTGCTCACCCCGCCGGTCGGCGTGGTACTCAACGTTGTCAGCGGCGTCGCCAAGGTGCCGCTCGGCCAGGTCATCACGGGCGTCTGGCCGTTCCTTTTGGCCCAGATTGCCGTGCTGTTCCTGCTCGTCCTGTTTCCAGAGCTCGTCCTCGTACCGCTCAACTGGCTGCGTTAG
- a CDS encoding 5-carboxymethyl-2-hydroxymuconate Delta-isomerase has translation MPHLTVEYSANLEARADMDGLCDTLLDAILATGLFEVGAVRVRALRADHFAIADRHPENGFIDLNFRIGAGRSVEDRKRAGEALFAAASAALAPLFETPHFALSLEIREIDAEMSWKKNAIHPRLRGR, from the coding sequence ATGCCCCATCTGACCGTCGAATACTCGGCCAATCTCGAGGCTCGCGCCGATATGGACGGCCTGTGCGACACCTTGCTCGACGCGATCCTGGCGACCGGACTGTTTGAGGTCGGAGCCGTCCGCGTCAGGGCGCTAAGGGCCGACCACTTCGCCATCGCCGACCGCCATCCTGAAAACGGCTTCATCGACCTCAACTTCCGCATCGGTGCCGGACGCAGCGTCGAAGACAGGAAGCGCGCCGGCGAGGCTCTGTTCGCGGCGGCGAGCGCCGCCCTCGCCCCGCTCTTCGAGACCCCCCATTTCGCCCTGTCGCTGGAAATCCGCGAAATCGACGCGGAGATGAGCTGGAAGAAGAACGCCATTCATCCGCGCCTGCGCGGACGATGA
- a CDS encoding TRAP transporter small permease has protein sequence MARGIDYLFKGLEGLLVVLLAGMAIMVFGNVVLRYGFNSGILVSEEMARYFFVWLTFIGAVVTFRENAHLGVETLVQRFGRGGRLLCMVLSDLIILLCMAAFFWGTWKQYPINASMTAPVIGIRMNWIYGIGFFTSVGIGLMVAIRLFRALMGAVTEEEIKAFAGEGAEAAAIRERAE, from the coding sequence ATGGCGAGAGGAATAGACTACCTGTTCAAGGGCCTTGAAGGCCTGCTGGTGGTGCTGCTTGCCGGAATGGCCATCATGGTCTTCGGCAATGTCGTTCTGCGCTACGGTTTCAACTCCGGCATCCTCGTGTCCGAGGAGATGGCGCGCTATTTCTTCGTCTGGCTGACCTTCATCGGCGCGGTGGTGACCTTCCGCGAGAATGCCCATCTCGGTGTCGAGACGCTGGTCCAGCGCTTTGGCCGGGGCGGCCGGCTGCTGTGCATGGTGCTCAGCGACCTGATCATTCTGCTCTGCATGGCGGCGTTCTTCTGGGGAACCTGGAAACAATATCCGATCAATGCGTCGATGACCGCGCCGGTGATCGGCATCCGCATGAACTGGATCTACGGCATTGGTTTCTTCACCAGCGTCGGGATCGGCCTGATGGTCGCAATACGTCTCTTCCGTGCGCTGATGGGAGCCGTGACCGAGGAGGAGATCAAGGCCTTCGCAGGCGAGGGGGCCGAGGCGGCTGCCATCCGGGAGCGCGCGGAATGA
- a CDS encoding DMT family transporter, with protein sequence MTEASAVVVPRRGDPARGTGTARLGILIMLLGMLLFSLNDVMGKWLVATYSVGQVLLIRSAAAMLVLLPFLWRDGMKPLIAVERPGMQALRVVLSSAEVYCFYFAVITLPLADVMTYWLAAPIYVAAMSPFLLGERVGWRRWLAILVGFGGVVIALEPSAATLTPPAIVSILGSFCFAFMMLSGRALRGTPDRTLVFWQIVGAGLFGAVTAPFGWVTPSAFDLSLLALLGVVAMLAHVCVNRALKLADASVVAPFQYTLLFWAVVFGFLVFSDVPRPAMLVGAAIIVAAGLFILWREKKSAKPALDRTAPD encoded by the coding sequence ATGACGGAGGCATCGGCAGTGGTGGTCCCACGACGGGGCGATCCGGCCCGAGGGACGGGGACGGCCCGCCTCGGCATCCTCATCATGCTCCTCGGCATGCTGCTCTTCTCGTTGAACGACGTGATGGGCAAGTGGCTGGTCGCTACCTATTCGGTCGGCCAGGTGCTCCTGATCCGCAGCGCTGCGGCGATGCTGGTCCTGCTGCCTTTCCTGTGGCGCGACGGCATGAAGCCGCTCATCGCCGTCGAACGACCGGGCATGCAGGCGCTTCGCGTGGTGCTGTCGTCGGCAGAGGTCTACTGCTTCTATTTCGCCGTCATCACGCTTCCGCTGGCCGACGTGATGACCTACTGGCTCGCGGCGCCGATCTACGTCGCGGCGATGTCTCCCTTTCTGCTCGGGGAGCGCGTGGGCTGGCGACGCTGGCTGGCGATCCTGGTAGGCTTCGGCGGTGTCGTGATCGCGCTGGAACCCTCCGCCGCGACGCTTACCCCGCCGGCGATCGTCTCGATTCTCGGCTCGTTCTGCTTCGCCTTCATGATGCTGTCTGGCCGCGCGCTGCGCGGAACGCCTGACCGGACGCTGGTGTTCTGGCAGATTGTCGGCGCGGGCCTGTTCGGAGCCGTCACCGCACCGTTCGGCTGGGTGACGCCAAGCGCATTCGACCTGTCGCTGCTGGCGCTCCTCGGCGTCGTCGCCATGCTCGCCCATGTCTGCGTCAACCGCGCTCTCAAGCTCGCCGACGCCTCCGTCGTTGCGCCGTTCCAGTACACGCTTCTGTTCTGGGCGGTGGTTTTCGGTTTCCTCGTCTTCAGCGACGTTCCGCGCCCGGCAATGCTCGTGGGCGCCGCGATCATCGTGGCGGCCGGACTGTTCATCCTGTGGCGGGAGAAGAAGTCGGCAAAGCCGGCGCTCGATCGCACGGCCCCGGACTAG
- a CDS encoding mandelate racemase/muconate lactonizing enzyme family protein, with amino-acid sequence MKITSIETIRLAEFANLVWVRLHTDEGLVGLGETFMGAAAVEAYLHETVAPRIIGRDPLQIEAINRDLVGYLGWRGAGVETRGNSAVDIALWDLFGKALGVPVSVALGGRSRDTVRTYNTCAGYRYVRDARAQAVANWGVGQSEGPYEDLDAFLNDAGDLAQSLLEQGITGMKIWPFDIAAERTGGLDISADELRTALKPFEKIRKAVGDRMDIMVEFHSLWKLPAAQRIARALADYDTYWHEDPVRMDSLETLKAYAPHSRAMICASETLAYPHAFRDYLATGVAGVAMLDLSWCGGLSEARKIAGMAEACQIPVAPHDCTGPVVFMASCHFSLHARNTLIQESVRAFYTGWYNELVTELPKIADGQIRLAEAPGLGLELLPDILNRPDAIVRVSDAA; translated from the coding sequence GTGAAAATCACATCGATCGAAACCATTCGGCTCGCCGAATTCGCGAACCTCGTCTGGGTGCGGCTGCACACCGACGAAGGGTTGGTCGGACTGGGCGAAACCTTCATGGGGGCGGCGGCCGTCGAGGCCTACCTGCATGAAACCGTCGCGCCGAGGATCATCGGCCGCGATCCGCTGCAGATCGAAGCCATCAATCGGGATCTCGTCGGCTATCTCGGCTGGCGCGGCGCTGGCGTCGAGACGCGTGGCAATTCGGCGGTGGACATCGCGCTATGGGATCTGTTCGGCAAGGCGCTCGGCGTTCCGGTCAGCGTGGCGCTCGGCGGGCGTAGTCGCGACACGGTGCGCACCTACAATACCTGCGCCGGCTACCGCTATGTGCGCGACGCGCGCGCCCAGGCCGTCGCCAACTGGGGCGTCGGCCAGAGCGAGGGGCCGTACGAAGACCTCGACGCCTTCCTCAACGATGCCGGGGACCTGGCGCAGTCGCTGCTGGAGCAGGGCATCACCGGCATGAAGATCTGGCCGTTCGACATCGCGGCCGAGCGGACCGGTGGCCTCGACATCTCGGCCGACGAGTTGCGCACGGCGCTCAAACCGTTCGAGAAAATCCGCAAGGCCGTGGGCGACCGGATGGACATCATGGTCGAGTTCCACTCGCTGTGGAAGCTGCCGGCCGCGCAGCGTATCGCGCGTGCGCTGGCCGACTACGACACATACTGGCATGAAGATCCGGTGCGGATGGATTCGCTGGAAACGCTGAAGGCTTACGCTCCGCATTCCCGCGCCATGATCTGCGCGTCGGAAACGCTCGCCTATCCCCACGCCTTCCGCGATTATCTGGCGACCGGCGTCGCGGGAGTGGCGATGCTCGACCTGTCGTGGTGCGGCGGCCTGTCGGAAGCGCGCAAGATCGCCGGCATGGCCGAAGCCTGCCAGATCCCGGTCGCGCCGCACGATTGCACCGGGCCGGTCGTGTTCATGGCGTCCTGCCATTTCTCGCTGCACGCGCGCAATACGCTGATCCAGGAGTCGGTGCGGGCTTTTTATACCGGCTGGTACAACGAACTGGTGACCGAACTGCCGAAAATCGCGGACGGGCAGATACGCCTTGCCGAAGCGCCCGGCCTCGGCCTCGAACTCCTGCCCGACATCCTGAATCGGCCGGACGCCATCGTGCGGGTGAGCGACGCGGCATGA
- a CDS encoding NADH-quinone oxidoreductase subunit H has protein sequence MDVILSFLIQAAQMAIVLALAPLLTGFVRKVKSRLLRRQGASVFQPYRDLARLLRKEVVLAENASWLFRVIPYLIFAATWVAAALVPTFAGGLLFSWTADLIAIIALLGSARFFLALAGMDVGTSFGGIGASREVMIASLAEPAMLLTVFALALVAGSTQLSTVAAVLATPEVGLRVSLAMALIALVMVALAENARIPVDNPATHLELTMVHEAMVLEYSGRHLAMIEFAASLKLLLYVSLIACVFVPWGIAAPGSGLASFALGAAAYLAKLAVGGFLLAVFETSIAKMRVFRVPDFLGVALMLSLLGTLLLFASRSL, from the coding sequence ATGGACGTGATTCTCTCTTTCCTGATCCAGGCGGCGCAGATGGCCATTGTGCTGGCGCTGGCGCCGCTGCTGACCGGCTTCGTGCGCAAGGTCAAGTCCAGGCTGCTGCGGCGGCAGGGAGCGTCGGTATTCCAGCCCTACCGGGACCTGGCGCGGCTGCTGCGCAAGGAGGTGGTGCTGGCCGAGAATGCCTCATGGCTGTTCCGGGTCATCCCCTATCTGATCTTCGCCGCCACCTGGGTCGCTGCCGCCTTGGTGCCGACCTTCGCCGGCGGGCTGCTGTTTTCGTGGACGGCCGACCTGATCGCCATCATCGCGCTTCTCGGCAGCGCGCGCTTCTTCCTGGCGCTCGCCGGCATGGATGTCGGCACCAGCTTCGGCGGCATCGGCGCGTCGCGCGAGGTGATGATCGCCTCGCTGGCGGAACCGGCGATGCTGCTCACGGTGTTCGCGCTGGCGCTGGTCGCGGGATCGACCCAGCTCTCGACCGTGGCTGCGGTGCTGGCGACGCCGGAGGTCGGCCTGCGCGTCTCGCTCGCCATGGCGCTGATCGCGCTGGTCATGGTGGCGCTGGCCGAGAATGCCCGCATTCCGGTGGACAATCCGGCGACGCATCTCGAACTGACCATGGTGCACGAGGCGATGGTGCTCGAATATTCGGGCCGGCATCTTGCCATGATCGAATTCGCGGCGTCGCTGAAGCTGTTGCTCTACGTCTCGCTGATCGCCTGCGTCTTCGTGCCCTGGGGCATCGCGGCGCCGGGCTCCGGATTGGCGAGCTTCGCGCTTGGCGCGGCCGCCTACCTCGCCAAGCTCGCGGTCGGAGGCTTCCTGCTCGCCGTCTTCGAGACGTCGATCGCCAAGATGCGGGTCTTCCGCGTGCCCGACTTCCTCGGCGTCGCGCTGATGCTGAGCCTGCTCGGCACCCTGCTTCTGTTCGCCTCGCGGAGCCTGTAA
- a CDS encoding helix-turn-helix transcriptional regulator produces the protein MITATQLRAARALLGVDQRRLAELSGLSVPTIQRMEASDGTIRGNVDSLMKLIAALDAAGVEVIGEGAVSRASGRGVRLKAGQEDGAGRSGELFAADTDRRG, from the coding sequence TTGATCACCGCAACTCAGCTTCGGGCGGCGCGAGCACTTCTCGGCGTCGACCAGCGACGGCTGGCCGAGCTATCCGGGCTTTCCGTGCCGACGATCCAGCGGATGGAAGCCAGTGATGGGACGATCCGCGGCAATGTCGATTCGCTGATGAAGCTGATCGCCGCGCTCGATGCCGCCGGCGTCGAGGTCATCGGCGAGGGGGCGGTCAGCCGGGCGAGCGGACGTGGCGTGCGGCTGAAGGCCGGTCAGGAAGACGGGGCGGGCCGCTCCGGCGAGTTGTTCGCCGCTGACACGGACAGGCGCGGCTGA
- a CDS encoding FadR/GntR family transcriptional regulator gives MLMRTRHQDTVDRIAGWIVGGRFAGRPALPTEEEIGGELGVSRTVVREAMRTLVAKGMVEVRRRHGTTIRPVDAWSLFDPQVVAWRVTGGLTREFVDDLIHFRLGIEPHAAALAARNPRFSPDALEDAYRRMSAAVDGNGDYHSADLDFHEAIIVGSNNQFLRQLVPLIANTLSVSFKLSVISMETARGSLPMHRDVADAIIAREPERAHDALAKLIEAAREDILGVLPDMLWEERRDGERNRLPVQGP, from the coding sequence ATGTTGATGCGCACCCGCCATCAGGACACGGTCGACAGGATCGCCGGTTGGATCGTCGGAGGACGGTTCGCGGGACGTCCCGCATTGCCGACCGAGGAAGAAATCGGCGGCGAACTGGGCGTCAGCCGCACCGTCGTGCGCGAAGCCATGCGCACGCTGGTGGCGAAGGGGATGGTCGAGGTGCGCCGACGCCACGGCACAACGATCAGGCCGGTCGACGCCTGGAGCCTTTTTGATCCGCAGGTTGTCGCCTGGCGGGTGACGGGCGGACTGACACGCGAGTTCGTCGACGATTTGATCCATTTCCGCCTCGGCATCGAGCCGCACGCTGCGGCCCTTGCTGCGCGCAATCCCCGGTTCAGCCCCGATGCTCTCGAGGACGCGTACCGGCGAATGTCCGCCGCCGTAGACGGAAACGGCGACTATCACTCGGCCGACCTCGACTTCCACGAGGCGATCATCGTCGGGTCGAACAACCAGTTCCTGCGCCAGCTCGTGCCGCTGATCGCCAACACGCTGAGCGTCTCGTTCAAACTGTCGGTCATCAGCATGGAGACCGCGCGAGGCTCTCTGCCCATGCATCGCGACGTGGCCGACGCGATCATCGCCCGCGAACCGGAGAGGGCGCACGACGCACTTGCAAAACTCATCGAAGCGGCACGCGAGGACATCCTCGGAGTGCTGCCGGACATGCTCTGGGAGGAGCGAAGAGATGGCGAGAGGAATAGACTACCTGTTCAAGGGCCTTGA
- the hyfB gene encoding hydrogenase 4 subunit B, translating into MQALMIHLPLVGLLLAAAILATALARSASATPVVYGLCAAASAAGLGAAVLSLAGGLSSTPLVLPLGLPWIGAHFRIDALAAFFLVVVNLGGTAASVYGLGYGHHEDAPHRVLPFFPAFLAGMNLVVMADDAFTFLLSWEFMSLASWALVLAHHREAANARAAYVYLLMASFGTMALLLDFGLLAGPGGEYAFATIREADRAPAIAALALVLMLVGAGSKAGLAPLHVWLPLAHPAAPSHVSALMSGVMTKVAIYGFIRVVFDLLGEPAWWSSVLLLALGGATAVLGILHAMMETDLKRLLAYSTIENIGVIFAGLGLALAFEANGMGWAAALALAAALFHVFNHSLFKSLLFFGAGAVLTATGQRDMDRLGGLIHRMPATSLAFLVGCVAISALPPFNGFVSEWMIFQAILQSPNLSGWGLKIMVPAVGGLLALAAALAAACFVRAFGVVFLGRPRSTVAEEAHAVDRFSISAMAVLAALCLVAGIVPGFVIDGLAPITQALVGGSMPSQTGDAWLSIVPIAEGRSSYNGLLVFVFIAVSAWLAAYLVHRFASHELRRGPAWDCGFPEPSPATQYTGGSFAQPIRRVFGTMVFRARETVEMPPPGSTEPARHKVQMRDLVWDWLFAPIAGAVDVTAGYLNRLQFLTIRRYLSFVFLALVALLLVLALWT; encoded by the coding sequence ATGCAGGCGCTGATGATCCACCTGCCGCTGGTTGGGCTGCTGTTGGCGGCGGCGATCCTCGCCACGGCTCTCGCTCGCTCGGCGTCGGCGACGCCGGTTGTCTATGGACTCTGCGCTGCGGCATCCGCCGCCGGGCTCGGCGCCGCGGTCCTGTCGCTCGCCGGCGGCCTATCCTCGACGCCACTGGTCCTGCCGCTCGGCCTGCCGTGGATCGGCGCCCATTTCCGCATCGACGCGCTTGCCGCCTTCTTCCTCGTCGTCGTCAACCTCGGCGGAACGGCTGCCAGTGTCTACGGACTCGGCTACGGCCATCACGAAGATGCGCCGCACCGCGTCCTGCCGTTCTTTCCGGCCTTCCTCGCCGGCATGAACCTGGTGGTCATGGCCGATGACGCGTTCACATTCCTTCTGTCCTGGGAATTCATGTCACTGGCGTCGTGGGCGCTGGTGCTGGCGCACCATCGCGAGGCGGCGAACGCGCGGGCGGCCTATGTCTATCTGCTGATGGCCTCATTCGGCACGATGGCGCTGCTGCTCGACTTCGGGCTGCTGGCCGGGCCGGGGGGCGAATACGCCTTCGCGACGATCAGGGAGGCGGACCGCGCCCCGGCGATCGCGGCACTGGCGCTCGTTCTGATGCTGGTGGGCGCGGGTTCGAAGGCGGGCCTGGCGCCGCTGCATGTCTGGCTGCCGCTGGCGCATCCGGCCGCGCCGAGCCATGTCTCGGCGCTGATGAGCGGCGTCATGACCAAGGTCGCGATCTACGGCTTCATCCGCGTGGTCTTCGACCTGCTTGGGGAGCCGGCCTGGTGGTCGAGCGTGCTGCTGCTGGCGCTGGGTGGCGCCACCGCCGTGCTCGGCATCCTGCACGCGATGATGGAGACCGACCTCAAGCGGCTGCTCGCCTATTCGACGATCGAGAATATCGGCGTGATCTTCGCCGGCCTGGGCCTGGCGCTCGCCTTCGAGGCCAACGGAATGGGCTGGGCGGCCGCACTCGCACTCGCCGCCGCGCTGTTTCATGTCTTCAACCACAGCCTGTTCAAGAGCCTTCTGTTCTTCGGAGCGGGCGCGGTGCTGACCGCGACCGGCCAGCGCGACATGGACAGGCTCGGCGGGCTCATCCATCGCATGCCGGCGACCAGCCTCGCCTTCCTGGTCGGCTGCGTCGCAATCTCGGCCCTGCCGCCGTTCAACGGGTTCGTCTCGGAATGGATGATCTTCCAGGCCATCCTGCAGAGCCCGAACCTGTCCGGATGGGGCCTGAAGATCATGGTGCCGGCGGTGGGCGGGCTTCTGGCGCTCGCGGCCGCACTTGCCGCCGCCTGTTTCGTCAGGGCGTTCGGCGTGGTGTTCCTGGGCCGGCCCCGCTCGACGGTGGCCGAAGAGGCGCACGCGGTCGACCGCTTCTCGATCTCGGCGATGGCGGTTCTGGCGGCGCTGTGCCTCGTCGCGGGCATTGTGCCCGGCTTCGTCATCGACGGCCTCGCGCCCATCACGCAGGCGCTCGTCGGCGGATCGATGCCCAGCCAGACCGGCGACGCCTGGCTGTCGATCGTGCCGATCGCCGAGGGCCGCAGTTCCTATAACGGCCTGCTGGTCTTCGTCTTCATCGCAGTGTCCGCATGGCTGGCGGCCTACCTTGTCCACCGTTTCGCGTCGCACGAGCTTCGTCGCGGGCCGGCGTGGGATTGCGGCTTTCCGGAGCCGAGCCCCGCGACGCAATATACGGGCGGCAGTTTCGCGCAGCCGATCCGCCGCGTCTTCGGGACCATGGTCTTCCGGGCGCGCGAGACGGTGGAGATGCCGCCGCCGGGCAGCACCGAACCTGCGCGCCATAAGGTCCAGATGCGCGACCTGGTCTGGGACTGGCTGTTCGCGCCGATCGCCGGCGCCGTCGACGTCACGGCGGGCTATCTCAACCGGCTGCAGTTCCTGACGATCCGGCGCTACCTCAGCTTCGTTTTCCTCGCGCTGGTCGCGTTGCTCCTGGTGCTTGCGCTATGGACGTGA
- a CDS encoding TRAP transporter substrate-binding protein has protein sequence MKSTILKVAALALGASVFAGSASAEFQDRTIRVSNGVAETHPVGNGVKAMAECLTEKSGGKFKLNAFWSGALGGDLDATQALRSGTQEMVVTSSSPLVGILPALGVFDLPFLFANEKEADTILDGEFGKYISDMMPGVGLVNLAYWENGFRNLTNSQRPVAGVDDIKGLKVRVMQNNIFLDSFLNLGANAVPMAFGEVFTALETGAIDGQENPVVTIDTSKFSEVQKHLTMSRHAYTPFMVLYSKPLWDQLAADEQAALQECAVVGRDVQRKASRDLGAKSLENVKAAGMEVVELTPEAQAAMREAVKPVYEKHAATIGQEVVDKMMAELKKMRGE, from the coding sequence ATGAAATCGACAATACTCAAGGTCGCGGCTCTCGCGCTCGGCGCGTCGGTCTTCGCCGGATCGGCGTCGGCCGAATTCCAGGATCGCACCATCCGCGTGTCCAACGGCGTCGCCGAGACGCATCCGGTCGGAAACGGCGTCAAGGCGATGGCGGAGTGCCTGACCGAGAAATCGGGCGGCAAGTTCAAGCTCAACGCCTTCTGGAGCGGCGCGCTTGGCGGCGACCTCGACGCCACGCAGGCACTTCGTTCCGGCACGCAGGAGATGGTGGTCACCTCGAGCTCGCCGCTGGTTGGCATCCTGCCGGCGCTCGGCGTGTTCGACTTGCCGTTCCTGTTCGCCAACGAGAAGGAGGCCGATACCATTCTCGACGGCGAGTTCGGCAAATATATCTCCGACATGATGCCGGGGGTCGGCCTCGTCAATCTCGCCTACTGGGAGAACGGCTTCCGCAACCTCACCAATTCGCAGCGGCCGGTCGCCGGGGTGGACGACATCAAGGGTCTGAAGGTGCGGGTGATGCAGAACAACATCTTCCTGGACTCATTCCTCAATCTCGGCGCCAACGCGGTGCCGATGGCCTTTGGCGAGGTGTTCACGGCGCTCGAGACCGGCGCCATCGACGGGCAGGAGAATCCGGTCGTGACGATCGACACGTCCAAGTTCTCGGAGGTACAGAAGCATCTGACGATGTCGCGGCATGCCTACACGCCGTTCATGGTGCTCTACTCCAAGCCGCTGTGGGACCAGCTCGCCGCGGACGAACAGGCGGCGCTGCAGGAATGCGCGGTCGTCGGCCGTGACGTGCAGCGCAAGGCGAGCCGCGATCTCGGCGCCAAGTCGCTCGAGAACGTCAAGGCCGCGGGCATGGAGGTCGTCGAACTCACGCCTGAGGCCCAGGCAGCGATGCGCGAGGCGGTCAAGCCGGTCTACGAAAAGCACGCTGCGACGATCGGCCAGGAGGTCGTCGACAAGATGATGGCGGAACTGAAGAAGATGCGCGGCGAGTAA
- a CDS encoding hydrogenase-4 component E — MNGLTFDIAHMLAGGLVLVSFMLLYQDRLYALLNVYALHALVLSLSVAWQAYVQDAPHLYVTAAIALVFKAGVIPIALHRIILRLGIHRDIETVVGIGMTMLAGMGLVALSMVVMLRVTPEADPLAREDLAFALSVLLLGLLVMVTRRNAIGQVVGFMALENGLVLAATGAKGMPLVVEISVAFSLVIAFVVIGIFLFRIRERFDTVDIGALDDFRGERR, encoded by the coding sequence ATGAACGGCCTCACATTCGACATCGCACATATGCTGGCCGGCGGCCTGGTGCTGGTGTCGTTCATGCTGCTCTACCAGGACCGGCTCTACGCCCTGCTCAACGTCTACGCGCTGCACGCGCTGGTGCTGTCGCTGTCGGTCGCATGGCAGGCCTACGTCCAGGATGCGCCGCACCTCTACGTCACGGCGGCGATCGCGCTGGTCTTCAAGGCCGGCGTCATTCCGATCGCGCTGCATCGCATCATCCTGCGGCTCGGCATCCATCGCGACATCGAGACGGTGGTCGGCATCGGCATGACCATGCTCGCCGGCATGGGCCTGGTGGCGCTGTCGATGGTGGTGATGCTGAGGGTGACGCCGGAGGCCGATCCGCTCGCGCGCGAGGATCTCGCCTTCGCGCTCTCCGTGCTGCTGCTCGGCCTGCTCGTCATGGTGACGCGGCGCAACGCCATCGGCCAGGTCGTCGGCTTCATGGCGCTGGAGAACGGGCTGGTGCTGGCGGCGACGGGCGCCAAGGGCATGCCGCTGGTGGTGGAGATCAGCGTCGCCTTCTCCCTCGTCATCGCCTTCGTCGTGATCGGCATCTTCCTGTTCCGCATCCGCGAACGGTTCGACACGGTCGACATCGGCGCGCTCGACGATTTCCGGGGAGAGCGGCGATGA